Proteins found in one Drosophila innubila isolate TH190305 chromosome X, UK_Dinn_1.0, whole genome shotgun sequence genomic segment:
- the LOC117792398 gene encoding probable cytochrome P450 6v1, with the protein MVYSTNILLGIVTILTAVFIWSRRTYVYWQRRRVKFVQPTHILGNLKKVLKLEESFALQLRRFYFDERFRDEPVVGIYLFHQPALLIRDLQLVRTVLVEDFVSFSNRFAKCDMRHDKMGSLNLFFARQPEWREIRTRLSPVFTGAKIKQMFSLMEEIGCDLEWYLKRLTRDLRRGDAARGVTVSIKDVCDLYNTDMIASIAFGLRSYSLRNTQSEIGSHCQDIFRPNVRRIIDFFVIFFLPKLVPLMRSKLFTEPHTEFLRRVIQLVIEERERGGDLRNDLIEMLLTLKKEADLQQDKSHFTHHQDFLAAQAASFEVAGIETCSSTMSFALYELAKQPLMQERLRREIRHAFAVAAAHGSHNAGPGLSYELIASMKYLDMVVEETLRMYPIVPLLERECTPINKKRFYSLRPHAECYARRGMPVFISNLAIHHDPKYWPEPERFDPERFNAENKSNQAPMSYLPFGAGPHNCIGLQIGQLQIKLGLIYFLRQHRVEFCDKTVEHISFDAKFALLASEHSIYLKVVDCL; encoded by the exons ATGGTATACTCGACCAACATACTGCTGGGCATTGTCACCATACTGACGGCTGTGTTCATCTGGTCGCGTCGCACCTACGTGTACTGGCAGCGTCGGCGGGTCAAGTTCGTGCAGCCGACGCACATACTCGGCAACCTGAAGAAGGTTCTCAAGCTGGAAGAATCGTTTGCTCTGCAGCTGCGCCGCTTCTACTTCGATGAGCGATTCCGCGACGAGCCCGTCGTGGGCATCTATCTGTTCCATCAGCCGGCTCTGCTCATCCGCGACCTGCAGCTGGTGCGCACCGTTCTCGTCGAGGATTTCGTCAGCTTCTCCAATCGCTTCGCCAAATGCGATATGCGCCACGACAAAATGGGCTCTCTCAATCTCTTCTTCGCCCGACAGCCCGAGTGGCGTGAGATTCGCACGAGACTCTCGCCGGTCTTCACGGGCGCCAAGATCAAGCAAATGTTCTCTCTCATGGAGGAG ATTGGCTGTGATCTCGAGTGGTATTTAAAGCGCTTGACGAGGGATCTGAGACGGGGAGATGCGGCGAGGGGCGTCACAGTGAGCATCAAGGATGTGTGTGATCTGTATAACACGGATATGATTGCCAGCATTGCGTTTGGACTGCGATCGTACAGTTTACGAAATACACAATCAGAGATCGGTTCACATTGTCAGGATATATTCCGGCCGAATGTGCGCCGTATAATAGACTTCTTTGTGATATTCTTTCTGCCGAAGCTGGTGCCGCTGATGCGGTCGAAGCTGTTTACGGAGCCGCATACCGAGTTCCTGCGTCGGGTCATTCAACTGGTGATCGAGGAGCGCGAACGGGGAGGCGATCTGCGCAATGATCTCATTGAAATGCTGCTGACCCTCAAGAAGGAGGCCGATTTGCAGCAGGACAAGTCGCACTTTACGCATCACCAAGACTTTCTGGCCGCCCAGGCAGCCAGCTTTGAGGTCGCCGGCATTGAGACCTGCTCATCGACCATGTCCTTTGCCCTCTACGAGCTCGCCAAGCAGCCGCTCATGCAGGAGCGTTTGCGCCGTGAGATACGCCACGCCTTCGCCGTGGCAGCCGCCCACGGATCACACAATGCTGGGCCGGGGCTAAGCTATGAGCTGATCGCCAGCATGAAGTATCTGGACATGGTGGTGGAGGAAACGCTGCGCATGTATCCCATTGTGCCGCTCCTGGAGCGCGAGTGCACTCCGATCAACAAGAAGCGCTTCTACTCGCTGCGTCCACATGCCGAGTGTTATGCTCGACGTGGCATGCCCGTCTTCATCTCCAACCTGGCCATACATCACGATCCCAAG TATTGGCCCGAACCGGAACGCTTTGATCCGGAACGCTTTAATGCCGAGAACAAATCCAATCAGGCACCGATGTCGTATCTGCCATTTGGCGCCGGTCCGCACAATTGCATTGGACTGCAGATTGGCCAGCTACAGATCAAACTGGGGCTCATCTACTTTCTACGTCAGCATCGAGTCGAGTTCTGCGACAAAACCGTCGAGCACATCAGCTTCGATGCCAAGTTTGCGCTGCTCGCCAGCGAGCATAGCATTTACCTCAAAGTTGTAGACTGTTTATAG